The following proteins are encoded in a genomic region of Xanthomonas cassavae CFBP 4642:
- the thiE gene encoding thiamine phosphate synthase, translating to MPNRLDARGVYLITPDEPNTQRLLLRTAPLLSAITWLQYRNKQADAALRLRQASALREACAAHGVPLIINDDAQLAAQVGAQGVHLGEDDGEVAAARAALGPQAIIGVSCYDEIARARTAAAAGASYVAFGAFFPTTTKQTTRRATPALLQKTAELGLPRVAIGGIAPAQVPELVTAGADLIAVVSGVYAAPDPVAAVQAYRAGFGW from the coding sequence ATGCCCAACCGCCTTGACGCCCGCGGCGTGTACCTGATCACCCCCGACGAGCCCAACACCCAGCGCCTGCTGCTGCGCACCGCGCCATTGTTGTCGGCGATCACCTGGTTGCAATACCGCAACAAACAGGCCGATGCGGCGCTACGGCTACGCCAGGCCAGCGCCCTGCGCGAGGCCTGCGCGGCGCATGGCGTGCCCTTGATCATCAACGACGATGCGCAGCTGGCCGCGCAGGTCGGCGCGCAAGGCGTGCATCTTGGCGAAGACGATGGCGAGGTGGCGGCCGCACGCGCCGCGCTGGGGCCGCAGGCCATCATCGGGGTGTCGTGCTACGACGAGATCGCGCGCGCGCGCACCGCAGCGGCTGCCGGCGCCAGCTACGTGGCGTTCGGCGCATTCTTCCCTACCACCACCAAGCAGACCACCCGGCGCGCCACCCCTGCGCTATTGCAGAAGACGGCAGAGCTGGGACTGCCGCGGGTGGCGATCGGCGGTATCGCACCTGCACAGGTGCCCGAACTCGTCACTGCCGGCGCCGATCTGATTGCCGTGGTCAGCGGGGTGTATGCGGCGCCGGATCCGGTCGCTGCAGTGCAGGCGTATCGCGCCGGGTTTGGGTGGTAG